One stretch of Lucilia cuprina isolate Lc7/37 chromosome 6, ASM2204524v1, whole genome shotgun sequence DNA includes these proteins:
- the LOC111689926 gene encoding ervatamin-B — translation MARITLFMFAIMAMCLVDLSWAINHVPANEWAEYKAKYNKDYTNSDITEAYAQYYYAYNKRMIDRHNARNSTTYTLSVNQFTDMRFIHFNALFPVAMETGPSFDSPLPSVQPASPYYDPINDFGFTSNIENQGTKCNSGWAYAAAKSIELFQAQQMGNMNPAPLSAQNFIDCAGRSAACKNQVPQAAFDYLTQYNMDLHLESEYNNNNTLGEPGMCTPMGQLVTNLGSYSRLTDGDDESLKAYVSNGFPVVVEFNPTSFEFMHYSEGIFQQPSVRQGSHFMVVIGYDTDASTGIDYWILQNSFGTNWGETGLIRVARSPTVKLTKNAIFPTELA, via the exons ATGGCCAGAATAACGTTGTTCATGTTTGCCATAATGGCGATGTGTTTGGTGGATTTGTCTTGGGCTATCAATCATGTACCGGCTAATGAGTGGGCGGAATATAAG GCAAAATATAACAAAGACTATACCAATAGCGATATTACTGAAGCCTATGCTCAATATTACTATGCCTACAACAAACGCATGATCGACCGTCATAATGCACGTAACTCTACAACCTATACATTGAGTGTCAATCAATTTACGGATATgcgttttatacattttaatgcCTTATTCCCAGTGGCCATGGAAACAGGACCATCTTTCGATTCTCCCTTACCTTCAGTACAGCCAGCTTCTCCCTATTACGATCCTATAAATGATTTTGGTTTCACCTCAAACATAGAAAATCAAGGTACTAAATGTAACAGTGGTTGGGCTTATGCTGCTGCCAAATCTATTGAACTTTTCCAAGCCCAACAAATGGGCAATATGAATCCGGCCCCCTTATCGGCACAGAATTTCATTGATTGCGCTGGTCGTTCTGCTGCCTGCAAGAATCAAGTACCCCAAGCAGCCTTCGACTATTTGACACAATACAATATGGATTTGCATTTGGAAAGtgaatacaacaataacaatactcTTGGCGAACCAGGAATGTGCACACCCATGGGTCAATTGGTAACAAATTTGGGTTCCTATTCACGTCTTACCGATGGTGATGATGAGTCTTTGAAGGCTTATGTTTCTAATGGTTTTCCCGTGGTTGTGGAATTCAATCCCACTTCTTTTGAATTTATGCATTATTCGGAGGGTATTTTCCAACAACCCTCAGTGCGTCAGGGTTCTCACTTTATGGTGGTTATTGGTTATGATACAGATGCCTCTACTGGCATAGATTATTGGATATTACAGAACTCTTTCGGTACTAATTGGGGTGAAACGGGTTTGATAAGAGTCGCTAGATCACCTACCGTAAAATTGACTAAAAATGCCATCTTTCCCACGGAGTTAGCTTAA
- the LOC111689928 gene encoding ervatamin-B-like, with protein MSKFSLIIVALVAISLVDLSMAILYVPAQEWADYKAAYNKDYTNSPITEAYAQYYYAYNKKMIKKHNDLYDRGLRTYKLAINQFSDMRFIHFNALFPLASSTAEYHDKPPPTVQTAAPSYDPRMMGLNAKVEDQGLKCNSGWAYAAAKSIELFRTVQKGNMNPDSLSAQNLIDCAGRSSACKNQVPLAAFNYLTEHQMDLHLEKDYKNDNEQAQPGMCTPPSGAQHLPVETLTAYSKIKNGDDEALKSYVSAGMPVVVEFNPSSFEFMHYSDGIFQPPTSRKGSHFMVVIGYGNDKTTGMDYWLLQNSFGTTWGKEGFLQLHRTPNSKLAKNAIFPSE; from the exons atgtccaAGTTTTCACTAATTATAGTGGCTTTAGTCGCCATAAGTTTGGTGGATTTATCCATGGCCATACTCTATGTGCCGGCCCAAGAATGGGCTGATTATAAA GCCGCCTATAACAAGGACTACACCAACTCTCCAATCACCGAGGCTTATGCCCAGTATTATTATGCCTACAAcaagaaaatgattaaaaaacatAATGATTTATATGATCGTGGTTTAAGAACCTACAAATTGGCCATTAATCAATTTAGTGATATGCGTTTTATACACTTTAATGCTCTCTTTCCTTTGGCTAGTTCTACGGCAGAATACCACGACAAACCGCCGCCAACTGTACAAACCGCTGCACCCAGTTATGATCCTCGAATGATGGGTTTAAATGCAAAAGTAGAAGATCAAGGTCTTAAGTGCAATAGCGGCTGGGCCTATGCTGCGGCTAAATCCATAGAACTTTTTCGAACCGTGCAGAAGGGCAATATGAATCCCGATTCGTTATCAGCACAAAATTTAATAGATTGTGCTGGTCGCTCATCAGCCTGCAAGAATCAGGTACCCCTGGCTGCCTTTAACTATTTAACCGAACATCAAATGGATTTACATTTGGAAAAAGATTACAAAAATGACAATGAACAAGCACAACCCGGCATGTGTACACCACCTAGTGGCGCCCAACATTTGCCGGTGGAAACATTAACCGCCTattcgaaaattaaaaatggtGATGATGAAGCATTGAAAAGTTATGTTTCCGCTGGCATGCCTGTAGTGGTGGAATTTAATCCTTCGTCGTTTGAATTTATGCATTATTCAGATGGTATTTTTCAACCGCCCACTTCGCGCAAGGGTTCACATTTTATGGTGGTTATAGGTTATGGTAACGATAAAACTACCGGCATGGATTATTGGCTATTGCAGAACTCTTTTGGCACTACTTGGGGTAAAGAAGGTTTTCTGCAATTACATCGTACACCAAATTCTAAACTGGCTAAAAATGCTATATTCCCCTCGGAATAG